The following proteins come from a genomic window of Acidobacteriota bacterium:
- a CDS encoding carboxypeptidase-like regulatory domain-containing protein, translated as MNCRNHPGDSRSTVARVRLLSAGVLVPVAAVAMFAAAPVRAGLDVPSLGDPTAGRLVGRVQTGKAALPAAHVYVYDVADSSKQQTTTDRFGRYAFQPLPAGIYRVIAHRPGYVPAVAELTRTTSESVQSLDFELGRRSGKAGKKDDEEDFWSIRARIPSDVLRQIQIAEAIANDQDWGLETAIQRERFEAELRTLSGIEDAGTGGALVLGSQLDLRSRFGETQLALRSNLREFKRQAFRSTGTAEQPLGDSKAFALDVNHRGSNIQFTSQRHRFLGPQAGSWDDFGPTGIAGLDSYGVRLEQAAGAGDTHFEARYTADNNFHHGFGDLYAGPSGVQSQALAAIDSPMSSTTLEFRGAYERQLTASTSLEAGISYRERQAYGNGRLSSWGDASYQRFDVFGQGDWEIQPTVILEYGMFSTLSDGSLSFTPQAGFVVELGSRWLAEIAASQRVDSEPLLFRDFLPVQYQDDENCSTTYEHCYRVKLSRRLGASDGDHRVDFGVNRRQFADNARLYFSRDVFDRLESLLLVEGDQVEEFQFGLQQRLGEKILTRVSSSAAAGGGGMLRTAHGDGSLRNEVRYLVASADTQFERSSTGVLIAYRWVEQELTPLTHDPADFRPAGADTVLSLERIRIALTQDLPWVTGLQNWALQLEMQLSRGHVPIDAAQDPDQLRRRVLAGIAVRF; from the coding sequence ATGAATTGCCGGAACCATCCCGGCGACTCCCGGTCGACCGTGGCGCGAGTGCGCCTGCTCTCGGCTGGGGTCCTGGTGCCGGTCGCCGCGGTCGCGATGTTCGCCGCCGCGCCTGTCCGGGCCGGCCTCGACGTGCCCAGCCTCGGCGACCCGACGGCCGGGCGCCTGGTCGGCCGCGTTCAGACTGGCAAGGCGGCGCTCCCCGCCGCCCATGTCTACGTCTACGACGTCGCCGACAGCAGCAAGCAGCAGACGACGACCGACCGCTTCGGGCGCTACGCCTTCCAGCCTCTGCCGGCCGGCATCTACCGGGTCATCGCGCACCGTCCCGGTTACGTGCCCGCCGTGGCGGAGCTGACCAGGACCACGAGCGAATCGGTCCAGTCGCTCGACTTCGAGCTGGGCCGCCGCTCGGGCAAGGCCGGCAAGAAGGACGACGAAGAGGACTTCTGGTCGATCCGCGCCCGGATCCCCAGCGACGTGCTGCGCCAGATCCAGATCGCGGAGGCGATCGCGAACGACCAGGACTGGGGACTCGAGACGGCGATTCAGCGGGAGCGCTTCGAAGCGGAGCTCCGGACCCTCTCCGGTATCGAAGATGCGGGCACCGGCGGTGCGCTCGTGCTGGGCAGCCAGCTCGACCTCCGCAGCAGGTTCGGCGAAACGCAGCTCGCCCTCCGCTCCAACCTGCGCGAGTTCAAACGCCAGGCGTTCCGCAGTACCGGCACGGCGGAGCAGCCGCTCGGCGACAGCAAGGCGTTTGCCCTCGACGTGAACCACCGGGGCTCCAACATCCAGTTCACGTCGCAGCGCCACCGGTTCCTGGGCCCCCAGGCCGGATCCTGGGACGACTTCGGTCCCACGGGGATCGCCGGCCTGGACAGCTACGGCGTGCGGCTCGAGCAGGCCGCCGGCGCCGGTGACACCCACTTCGAGGCCCGGTACACCGCCGACAACAACTTCCACCACGGCTTCGGCGATCTCTACGCCGGACCTAGCGGAGTCCAGAGCCAGGCCCTGGCGGCGATCGACTCGCCCATGTCCTCGACCACGCTGGAGTTCCGCGGCGCCTACGAACGCCAGCTCACCGCCAGCACGTCCCTCGAGGCGGGCATCAGCTACCGCGAACGGCAGGCCTACGGCAACGGCCGGCTTTCCAGTTGGGGGGACGCCTCCTATCAGCGGTTCGACGTCTTCGGCCAGGGCGACTGGGAGATCCAGCCAACCGTCATCCTCGAGTACGGGATGTTCAGCACCCTGTCCGACGGCAGCCTCTCCTTCACGCCGCAGGCCGGCTTCGTGGTCGAACTGGGATCCCGCTGGCTGGCCGAGATCGCCGCGAGCCAGCGGGTCGACTCCGAACCGCTACTGTTCCGCGACTTCCTGCCCGTGCAGTACCAGGACGACGAGAACTGCAGCACGACCTACGAGCACTGCTACCGCGTGAAGCTCAGCCGGCGCCTCGGTGCATCGGACGGGGACCACCGCGTCGACTTCGGCGTCAACCGGCGGCAATTCGCCGACAACGCCCGCCTCTACTTCAGCCGCGACGTCTTCGACCGCCTGGAGAGCCTGCTGCTGGTCGAGGGCGACCAGGTCGAGGAATTCCAGTTCGGTCTCCAGCAGCGTCTCGGCGAGAAGATCCTGACCCGCGTCAGTTCCTCGGCGGCAGCCGGCGGAGGAGGCATGCTACGGACGGCACACGGTGACGGCAGCCTCCGCAACGAGGTTCGCTACCTCGTCGCCAGCGCCGACACGCAGTTCGAACGCAGTTCCACAGGCGTCCTGATCGCCTATCGCTGGGTCGAGCAGGAACTCACGCCCCTGACGCACGACCCGGCCGACTTCCGGCCCGCCGGCGCGGACACCGTGCTTTCCCTGGAACGCATCCGGATCGCGCTGACCCAGGACCTGCCCTGGGTCACGGGGCTGCAGAACTGGGCCCTGCAGCTCGAGATGCAGCTCAGCCGCGGTCACGTCCCGATCGATGCCGCCCAGGATCCGGATCAGCTCCGCCGCCGCGTCCTGGCCGGCATCGCGGTCCGCTTCTAG
- a CDS encoding phosphoribosyltransferase family protein, with protein sequence MRFGRHAVRGARRVIGFGVDLLLPRVCLACGAPARRKLSLCPDCHRLLEPPPGGAAAGGRLEGCDSFFWLWAYRRPIDRVILALKHQRLDYLGRHIAAEAVAVLGIKLRRAELIVPMPMHWRRRLVRGRNHAESIARPLAVQLERPLRSVLRRRTLGRPQVGRSRRQRLANTDVVFRCHRPDDVHDRVVLLVDDVVTTGATAGRAARCLRAAGAAEVIVFVPARTPDPAPDSSAIVNG encoded by the coding sequence TTGAGATTCGGCCGCCATGCCGTTCGCGGCGCCAGACGCGTCATCGGGTTCGGCGTCGACCTGCTCCTGCCGCGCGTCTGTCTCGCTTGCGGGGCCCCGGCCCGCCGGAAACTGAGCCTGTGTCCGGACTGCCACCGCCTGCTGGAGCCTCCTCCCGGAGGCGCCGCGGCCGGCGGCCGCCTGGAGGGCTGCGACTCCTTCTTCTGGCTGTGGGCCTATCGGCGGCCGATCGACCGGGTCATCCTGGCCCTGAAGCACCAGCGCCTCGACTACCTGGGGCGCCACATCGCGGCCGAGGCCGTCGCCGTCCTGGGAATCAAACTGCGCCGCGCGGAGTTGATCGTCCCGATGCCGATGCACTGGCGCCGCCGGCTCGTTCGGGGGCGAAACCACGCCGAGTCGATCGCCCGTCCGCTGGCCGTGCAACTCGAACGCCCCCTCCGATCCGTCCTGCGGCGGCGGACCCTGGGCCGCCCCCAGGTCGGACGGAGCCGCCGCCAGCGGCTCGCCAACACCGATGTCGTGTTCCGCTGTCACCGGCCCGATGATGTCCACGACCGCGTCGTGCTCCTGGTCGACGACGTCGTGACCACCGGCGCCACCGCAGGTCGGGCCGCCCGCTGCCTGCGAGCCGCGGGCGCCGCGGAGGTCATCGTCTTCGTGCCGGCGCGAACGCCCGACCCGGCCCCCGACTCTTCCGCTATAGTGAATGGCTGA